Proteins from a genomic interval of Chroococcidiopsis thermalis PCC 7203:
- a CDS encoding S-(hydroxymethyl)glutathione dehydrogenase/class III alcohol dehydrogenase has product MDVRAAVAYEPGKPLQLETVQLEGPKAGEVLVEIKATGVCHTDAYTLSGKDPEGLFPAILGHEGAGVVVEVGEGVKSVKVGDRVIPLYTPECRQCEYCLSRKTNLCQAIRLTQGKGLMPDGTSRFSLNSTKLHHYMGTSTFANYTVLPEIAVAKIREDAPFDKVCYIGCGVTTGIGAVVYTAKVEPGSKVVVFGLGGIGLNVIQGARMVGAEMIVGVDVNPSKRAIAEKFGMTHFVNPKEVEGDLVPYLVELTKGGADYSFECIGNVNVMRQALECCHKGWGESIIIGVAAAGEEIRTRPFQLVTGRVWKGSAFGGARGRTDVPKIVDWYMEGKINIDDLITHTMPIEKINDAFDLMHKGESIRTVLTF; this is encoded by the coding sequence ATGGATGTCAGAGCAGCTGTTGCCTACGAACCTGGAAAACCTTTGCAATTGGAGACGGTACAACTAGAAGGACCAAAAGCAGGGGAAGTCTTAGTCGAAATCAAAGCGACTGGAGTTTGCCATACCGATGCCTATACTCTTTCTGGTAAAGATCCAGAAGGCTTATTTCCGGCAATTTTAGGGCATGAAGGGGCTGGGGTTGTCGTGGAAGTAGGGGAAGGGGTAAAGAGTGTGAAAGTGGGCGATCGCGTCATTCCTCTTTACACTCCCGAATGCCGTCAGTGTGAATATTGTCTCAGTCGTAAAACAAATCTCTGTCAAGCCATTCGCCTCACTCAAGGCAAGGGGTTGATGCCCGATGGTACGAGTCGGTTTTCCTTAAATAGCACGAAGCTCCACCACTACATGGGAACATCCACTTTTGCTAACTATACAGTACTACCAGAAATTGCTGTTGCCAAGATCCGTGAAGATGCACCTTTTGACAAAGTTTGTTACATCGGTTGTGGTGTAACTACGGGTATTGGTGCAGTTGTTTATACGGCAAAAGTCGAACCAGGCTCAAAGGTTGTCGTTTTTGGTTTGGGGGGGATTGGTTTAAACGTCATCCAAGGAGCGCGAATGGTAGGCGCAGAGATGATTGTTGGTGTAGATGTTAATCCTAGTAAACGGGCGATCGCTGAAAAGTTTGGTATGACGCATTTTGTCAATCCAAAAGAAGTGGAAGGCGATTTAGTTCCTTATTTAGTAGAGTTAACTAAAGGTGGAGCTGACTACAGTTTTGAATGTATTGGCAATGTAAATGTCATGCGTCAAGCATTAGAATGCTGCCATAAAGGTTGGGGTGAAAGTATTATTATTGGCGTTGCTGCTGCGGGTGAAGAAATTCGCACTCGTCCATTTCAATTAGTAACAGGAAGAGTTTGGAAAGGTTCGGCTTTTGGCGGTGCGAGAGGGCGCACAGACGTACCGAAAATTGTCGATTGGTACATGGAAGGCAAAATTAATATTGATGATTTAATCACTCACACAATGCCAATCGAAAAGATTAACGATGCCTTCGATTTGATGCACAAAGGAGAATCAATTCGTACCGTGCTGACGTTTTAG
- a CDS encoding phytoene desaturase family protein, which yields METDVIVIGSGIGGLSCAAILARYGFDVVVCESYSTPGGAAHGFERNGFKFDSGPSLYSGLSYSPSPNPLRQVLDAIGEDLPCVNYDTWGCCLPEGDFDTTVGADQFCDVLARLRGDKAVAEWRELQRVIEPLAKAATAIPPTALRFDLGAVISLGQYLPAMLPHVGSTFKLTGAFSQIMDGVVTDPFVRNWLDLLCFLLSGLPASGTSAAEMAFMFADWYKPGVMLDYPLGGSGALVDALVRGLEKHGGKLMLNAHVEEILVAGRAQGVRLRGSEELHARRAVVSNASIWDTLKLLPQDSIPKSLQARQATPECDSFMHLHLGIDATHIRADLACHYIVVNDWERGVTAPQNVVLVSIPSVLDPSLAPPGKHVIHAYTPGSEPYSIWQGMDRKSEEYARQKQARAEVMWQALRRIIPDIDNRCEVTLVGTPLTHARYLRRHRGSYGPAIAAGQGLFPGATTPIPGLLCCGDSTFPGIGLPAVAASGAIAANTLAPLSQHLQLLRKLRE from the coding sequence GTGGAAACAGATGTCATTGTCATCGGTAGCGGTATTGGTGGTTTGAGCTGTGCGGCAATTTTGGCACGGTATGGATTTGATGTTGTTGTCTGCGAAAGCTACTCAACTCCTGGGGGTGCGGCGCACGGTTTTGAACGCAACGGTTTTAAATTTGATTCTGGACCTTCCCTCTACTCCGGTTTATCTTACAGCCCTTCACCCAATCCACTGCGACAAGTTTTAGATGCAATTGGCGAAGATCTACCTTGTGTCAATTACGATACTTGGGGTTGCTGTTTGCCCGAAGGTGATTTCGATACGACGGTAGGTGCAGACCAATTTTGTGATGTGTTGGCAAGGTTGCGAGGAGATAAGGCTGTAGCCGAGTGGCGCGAACTTCAACGAGTCATAGAACCTTTAGCCAAAGCTGCTACGGCAATTCCTCCCACGGCTTTACGTTTCGATTTAGGTGCAGTCATTTCTTTAGGGCAATATCTGCCTGCGATGCTACCTCATGTTGGTAGTACTTTTAAACTGACGGGGGCATTCAGTCAGATTATGGATGGTGTCGTCACCGATCCGTTTGTGCGTAACTGGTTGGATCTGTTGTGTTTTCTCCTCTCTGGGCTACCAGCAAGCGGCACGAGTGCGGCAGAAATGGCATTTATGTTTGCCGACTGGTACAAACCTGGAGTGATGTTAGATTACCCTCTAGGTGGTAGTGGGGCATTAGTTGATGCCTTAGTACGGGGATTAGAAAAACATGGGGGTAAATTGATGCTAAATGCCCATGTTGAGGAAATTTTAGTAGCGGGACGCGCTCAAGGTGTTCGATTGCGTGGTAGTGAAGAATTACACGCAAGACGAGCCGTCGTCTCGAATGCTTCTATCTGGGACACGCTGAAATTACTTCCGCAAGATTCCATACCAAAATCTTTGCAAGCAAGACAGGCAACTCCAGAGTGTGACAGTTTCATGCACCTACATTTGGGAATTGATGCCACACATATTCGGGCAGATTTGGCATGTCACTATATTGTGGTAAACGATTGGGAAAGGGGAGTCACAGCACCGCAAAATGTCGTATTGGTATCGATTCCATCAGTTTTAGATCCGTCCCTAGCACCACCAGGAAAGCACGTTATTCATGCTTATACTCCTGGTAGCGAACCTTACAGTATATGGCAGGGAATGGATCGCAAAAGTGAAGAGTATGCCCGTCAAAAACAAGCACGGGCAGAAGTCATGTGGCAAGCTTTGAGACGGATTATTCCTGATATCGACAACCGCTGTGAAGTAACTTTGGTAGGTACGCCCCTAACTCACGCTCGTTACTTACGCCGTCATCGAGGTTCCTACGGTCCCGCCATTGCTGCGGGGCAAGGTTTGTTTCCTGGCGCAACTACACCGATTCCAGGGTTGTTGTGTTGTGGTGATTCTACCTTCCCTGGTATCGGTTTACCCGCCGTCGCCGCCAGTGGTGCGATCGCGGCAAATACCCTTGCCCCATTATCTCAGCATTTGCAGTTATTGCGGAAATTAAGGGAGTAG
- a CDS encoding GGDEF domain-containing protein, with translation MKIWGSSTSIRNRFAFGMGAMLLPLILLGCGTFISVEGALSKFEKNENATLEELFPVTELESLIVMASTSADDYLSYGTPDARDRFLRISGEIDKAFVTILNTSNDTPEKTALLFVAQKAWQQAKISSQAIFTNSHLARTKFTAQEKKRLDVQLEQATEALDRLQELLTHLQISDNVAQARNTKLWVKAIVVVVFGLGLGVAAIASLTLARSVLIPLQILAEGVKHLAEEDLSYRIVLTNQDELGQLATMFNQMAEKLEQSQTALRNLATLDGLTGVFNRREFNQKLKTEIERSHRYMHPCSLIMLDIDYFKKLNDTHGHQGGDKALKVVAEIVKREIRPVDVVARYGGEEFAVILPETLNDSAAIVAERLRHAVAVEAIAISSELSIHVTVSVGHATFPIDAILEEKLLGAADKALYAAKHSGRNRVVSYNSLQQTVEQAG, from the coding sequence ATGAAAATCTGGGGTTCGAGTACCTCCATCCGCAATCGCTTCGCCTTTGGTATGGGAGCTATGCTGCTGCCGTTGATTTTGCTTGGTTGTGGGACTTTTATCTCGGTAGAAGGAGCGTTGAGTAAATTTGAAAAAAATGAAAACGCAACTTTAGAGGAATTGTTTCCCGTTACCGAGTTAGAATCACTGATTGTCATGGCATCAACTTCTGCTGATGATTATCTCAGCTACGGTACGCCAGATGCTCGCGATCGCTTTCTGCGGATAAGTGGTGAAATAGATAAAGCTTTTGTGACAATTCTGAATACCTCAAACGATACGCCAGAAAAAACAGCTTTGTTGTTCGTAGCTCAAAAAGCATGGCAACAAGCTAAAATCAGCAGCCAGGCGATTTTTACGAATTCCCATCTAGCTAGAACTAAGTTTACTGCCCAAGAAAAGAAGCGTTTGGACGTACAGCTCGAACAGGCTACAGAAGCTCTAGATCGATTGCAAGAACTCCTGACTCATTTGCAAATATCTGATAACGTCGCTCAAGCGCGAAACACCAAACTTTGGGTAAAGGCGATTGTAGTTGTTGTGTTTGGCTTGGGATTGGGAGTAGCGGCGATCGCGAGTTTAACTTTAGCTCGTTCTGTATTAATCCCATTGCAGATTTTAGCAGAGGGAGTCAAACACCTAGCTGAGGAAGATCTTTCTTACCGGATTGTCCTAACGAATCAAGATGAATTGGGGCAACTGGCAACGATGTTTAATCAAATGGCAGAAAAACTCGAACAGAGTCAGACAGCTTTGCGAAATTTAGCGACTTTGGATGGATTAACCGGAGTTTTTAACCGTCGCGAGTTCAACCAAAAACTCAAAACAGAGATCGAGCGATCGCATCGCTACATGCATCCTTGCTCTTTAATTATGTTAGATATCGACTATTTCAAAAAGCTGAACGATACCCACGGACACCAGGGGGGAGACAAAGCACTCAAAGTCGTTGCTGAGATCGTCAAACGCGAAATTCGCCCCGTGGACGTAGTGGCGCGTTATGGCGGCGAAGAGTTTGCCGTGATTCTACCAGAAACGCTCAACGATAGTGCGGCGATTGTCGCAGAACGATTGCGTCATGCTGTGGCTGTTGAAGCGATCGCTATTTCCTCCGAACTCTCGATTCATGTCACTGTCAGCGTCGGTCATGCAACTTTTCCAATAGATGCAATTTTAGAGGAAAAATTACTCGGTGCTGCTGACAAAGCCTTATATGCTGCTAAACATTCCGGTCGTAACCGAGTCGTGAGTTACAATAGCTTGCAGCAAACGGTAGAACAAGCCGGATGA